The following are from one region of the Salvelinus fontinalis isolate EN_2023a chromosome 5, ASM2944872v1, whole genome shotgun sequence genome:
- the LOC129855646 gene encoding DET1- and DDB1-associated protein 1-like, producing the protein MDKADFLKGLPVYNKSNFSLFHADPVCKASNRRPSVYLPTFEYPSEQIIVTEKTNILLRYLHQQWDKKNAAKKREQDQGEGGSPAPPHKIARTDSQEMNEDS; encoded by the exons GCTGATTTCTTAAAGGGTCTCCCTGTTTACAACAAGAGCAATTTCAGCCTGTTCCATGCAGACCCTGTGTGTAAAGCATCG AACCGAAGACCGTCCGTGTACCTCCCGACATTCGAGTACCCCTCAGAACAGA TCATTGTCACGGAGAAAACAAATATCCTCCTTCGCTACCTTCACCAACAGTGGGACAAAAAG AATGCAGCGAAGAAGAGGGAACAGGatcaaggagagggagggagtccagcacctccacacaaaatTGCAAGGACAGATAGCCAAGAGATGAACGAGGACTCTTAG